From a region of the Qipengyuania spongiae genome:
- the trmB gene encoding tRNA (guanine(46)-N(7))-methyltransferase TrmB encodes MTAFKEGDPTTLGRLYGRSQGKPLRAHQQHLVEDLLPRIAVPDEGPVTAERLFGDDRPLHFEIGFGGGEHLAHRADLLPDHGLIGAEPYLNGVAQCLAHVEEGKLANVRLVHGDALQALARVPDGALTMLYLLHPDPWPKNKHAKRRMMNDGPVRMFADKLKPGGEFRFGTDHPVYLRHALMVMRRFTDVFEWQVESRDSWENRPSGWCETRYEHKARTQMGHEVWYFRFRRR; translated from the coding sequence ATGACGGCATTCAAGGAAGGCGATCCGACCACGCTCGGCCGGCTCTACGGGCGCAGCCAAGGCAAGCCGCTGCGCGCGCATCAGCAACATCTGGTCGAGGACCTGCTTCCCCGGATCGCGGTGCCGGACGAGGGGCCGGTGACCGCCGAGCGCCTGTTCGGCGACGACCGCCCGCTCCATTTCGAGATCGGTTTCGGCGGCGGCGAACACCTGGCGCATCGGGCGGATCTGCTGCCCGATCACGGGCTGATCGGCGCGGAACCCTATCTCAACGGCGTCGCCCAGTGCCTTGCCCATGTCGAGGAAGGCAAGCTCGCCAATGTCCGCCTGGTCCACGGCGATGCGTTGCAGGCGCTGGCCCGGGTGCCCGACGGCGCGCTGACCATGCTCTATCTCCTCCATCCCGACCCCTGGCCCAAGAACAAGCACGCCAAGCGGCGGATGATGAATGACGGGCCGGTGCGGATGTTCGCCGACAAGCTGAAGCCGGGCGGCGAGTTCCGCTTCGGCACCGACCACCCGGTCTATCTGCGCCACGCTCTGATGGTAATGCGGCGTTTTACCGACGTGTTCGAATGGCAGGTCGAAAGCCGGGACAGCTGGGAGAACCGCCCCTCCGGCTGGTGCGAGACGCGCTACGAACACAAGGCGCGCACCCAGATGGGCCACGAAGTCTGGTACTTTCGATTCAGGCGACGCTAG
- a CDS encoding sulfite exporter TauE/SafE family protein has protein sequence MEIFGFDLAPLLPFILVGFAAQLVDGALGMAFGVISNTLLVGVFGVPPALASQRVHVVECFTTATSGISHLISGNIDGRLFMRLVVPGMIGGVAGAYLLSSLDAGVVKPFVLAYLAGIGVYLLIRGLLYPPKFREARLVAPLGLVGGFLDAAGGGGWGPVVTSNLLIQGAEPRKVVGTVNSAEFFLTVAISATFIFHLGIADLVGATAGLLIGGIVAAPLGAVAAKRFSPKVMLILVGTVLTATSLFGIWTALAG, from the coding sequence ATGGAAATCTTCGGTTTCGACCTTGCGCCCCTCCTGCCCTTCATTCTTGTCGGCTTTGCCGCCCAACTGGTGGACGGTGCGCTCGGAATGGCGTTCGGGGTCATTTCGAACACGCTGCTGGTCGGGGTGTTCGGGGTCCCGCCCGCGCTGGCCAGCCAGCGGGTCCACGTAGTCGAATGCTTCACCACCGCAACCAGCGGCATTAGCCACCTGATCAGCGGAAACATCGACGGCCGGCTGTTTATGCGGCTGGTCGTGCCGGGAATGATCGGCGGAGTTGCAGGCGCATATCTCTTGTCATCGCTCGATGCCGGCGTCGTGAAGCCTTTCGTGCTGGCCTACCTCGCCGGGATCGGCGTCTACCTTCTGATACGCGGTCTGCTCTACCCGCCGAAGTTTCGCGAGGCGCGTTTGGTCGCCCCGCTCGGCCTCGTGGGCGGCTTCCTCGACGCGGCGGGCGGCGGCGGCTGGGGGCCGGTGGTGACAAGCAATCTGCTGATCCAGGGCGCCGAGCCGCGCAAGGTCGTAGGCACCGTCAATTCGGCCGAATTCTTCCTGACGGTCGCCATCTCGGCGACCTTCATCTTCCATCTTGGCATCGCCGATCTCGTCGGGGCGACCGCCGGGTTGCTGATTGGCGGGATCGTCGCCGCTCCCCTCGGCGCCGTCGCGGCGAAGCGGTTCAGCCCCAAGGTCATGCTGATCCTGGTCGGCACGGTGCTGACCGCGACCAGCCTCTTTGGCATCTGGACGGCGCTTGCCGGTTAG
- the ctrA gene encoding response regulator transcription factor CtrA, whose protein sequence is MRVLLIEDEPTTAKAIELMLTTEGFNVYSTDLGEEGLDLGKLYDYDIILLDLNLPDMHGYDVLKKLRVAKVQTPVLILSGIAEMDSKVRSFGFGADDYVTKPFHREELVARIHAVVRRSKGHSQSVIRTGKLCVNLDAKTVEVDGARVHLTGKEYAMLELLSLRKGTTLTKEMFLNHLYGGMDEPELKIIDVFICKLRKKLSHACGGENYIETVWGRGYVLRDPGEEAEAA, encoded by the coding sequence ATGCGCGTATTGCTGATCGAAGACGAGCCGACTACCGCCAAGGCGATCGAGCTGATGCTCACGACCGAAGGCTTCAATGTATACTCCACCGATCTGGGCGAAGAGGGCCTCGATCTCGGAAAGCTCTACGATTACGATATCATCCTGCTCGATCTGAACCTGCCTGACATGCATGGTTACGACGTGCTGAAGAAACTGCGGGTCGCCAAGGTGCAGACCCCGGTCCTGATCCTTTCCGGCATCGCCGAGATGGACAGCAAGGTTCGCAGTTTCGGGTTCGGCGCCGACGATTACGTGACCAAGCCGTTCCATCGCGAGGAACTGGTGGCGCGGATACATGCGGTCGTTCGCCGCTCCAAAGGCCACAGCCAGTCCGTCATTCGCACCGGCAAGCTCTGCGTCAATCTCGATGCGAAGACGGTCGAGGTCGACGGCGCGCGCGTGCATCTGACCGGCAAGGAATATGCGATGCTGGAGCTCCTTTCGCTTCGCAAGGGCACGACGCTGACCAAGGAAATGTTCCTCAACCATCTCTACGGCGGGATGGACGAGCCCGAACTCAAGATCATCGACGTCTTCATCTGCAAGCTGCGCAAGAAGCTGTCCCATGCCTGCGGCGGCGAAAACTATATCGAGACCGTCTGGGGCCGCGGCTATGTCCTACGCGATCCGGGCGAAGAGGCCGAAGCCGCCTGA